From Columba livia isolate bColLiv1 breed racing homer chromosome 7, bColLiv1.pat.W.v2, whole genome shotgun sequence, one genomic window encodes:
- the LOC135579947 gene encoding ubiquitin carboxyl-terminal hydrolase 36-like: MAGTAKPRELLKARRDAGKAGALGRLLSTSATKVLLHKIEFQPASHGFSGQPELLRAKYLLLNPRTEPAEHPRGAEEGQPGKQGSDRTPGRLGDGVPAPQKGLFPAGRLAMQWQRVQRIGAGLLNLGNTCFLNATLQCLTYTPPLANYLLSREHSRTCHQSGFCMMCVMQNHVTQAFANSGSVIKPVSLVRDLKKIAPHIRLGRQEDAHEFLRFTIDAMQKACLPDCTELDRQTQATTLIHQIFGGSLRSRVKCSMCKAVSDTFDPCLDLPVEITQAANVEQALELFVKPDLLGGENAYLCDKCKKKVSATKRFTIHRAPRVLTLALKRFADFTGGKITKVSAQQSRAGLCPVPRPCCPEQGGRWFCARYELYRSPAALPQLCCAVDVGYPELLNIRPYMSQTSRDPVMYGLYAVLVHSGYSSHAGHYYCYVKASDGQWYQMNDNVVRPSNIKVVLNQQAYVLFYLRIPSPRKSSEGPVSKAASSLPGRVKLPSGSPSPKLALKAKRAAAAFPGDTAQRSKKPRSSQPPPAPRAAPGLCGPSHTSGAKAQVPRKRCWEPGPLPASPGLPEPIPSQEPWGSGENTGTPARDPRSRASASLVLAKLKAFLSARAAPQPSSTMSPPPAKKLAFSDT, translated from the exons ATGGCGGGCACGGCGAAGCCgagggagctgctgaaagcGCGGCGGGACGCGGGCAAGGCCGGGGCGCTGGGCCGGCTGCTGAGCACCTCGGCCACgaaggtgctgctgcacaagATCGAGTTCCAGCCCGCCAGCCACGGCTTCTCCGgccagccggagctgctgcgggCCAAGTACCTGCTGCTCAACCCCCGCACCGAGCCCGCCGAGCACCCCCGCGGCGCTGAGGAGGGACAGCCGGGCAAgcagg GCAGCGACCGGACCCCGGGGCGCCTCGGGGACGGCGTCCCTGCGCCCCAGAAGGGGCTGTTCCCTGCAGGGCGCCTCGCCATGCAGTGGCAGCGTGTCCAGCGCATCGGCGCCGGGCTGCTCAACCTGGGAAACACCTGTTTCCTCAACGCCACCCTGCAGTGCCTCACGTACACGCCACCGCTCGCCAACTACCTGCTGTCCAGGGAGCACAGCCGCACCT GTCACCAAAGCGGCTTCTGCATGATGTGCGTCATGCAGAACCACGTCACGCAGGCGTTCGCGAACAGCGGCAGCGTGATAAAGCCAGTGTCCCTTGTCCGAGACCTCAAGA agatCGCCCCGCACATCCGCTTGGGCAGGCAAGAGGACGCACACGAGTTCCTCCGTTTCACCATCGATGCCATGCAGAAGGCCTGCCTGCCCGACTGCACCGA GTTGGATCGCCAGACCCAAGCCACCACCCTGATCCACCAGATCTTTGGCGGTTCCCTGCGGTCCCGTG TGAAGTGCTCGATGTGCAAAGCAGTCTCGGACACCTTTGACCCCTGTCTGGACCTGCCGGTGGAGATCACG CAAGCCGCAAACGTAGAGCAGGCACTGGAGCTGTTTGTGAAGCCAGACCTGCTGGGCGGAGAGAACGCCTACCTGTGTGACAA atgcaagaagaaagtgtcGGCAACCAAACGCTTCACCATCCACCGAGCGCCCAGGGTTCTCACGCTTGCTTTGAAGCGTTTTGCCGACTTCACCGGAGGCAAGATCACAAAGGTGAGTGCTCAGCAATCCAGAGCGGGGCTGTGTCCTGTCCCGAGGCCCTGCTGCCCCGAGCAGGGTGGGAGGTGGTTCTGTGCGCGGTACGAGCTCTACCgcagtcctgcagcccttccccagctgtgctgtgctgtg gacgTGGGCTACCCTGAGCTCCTGAACATCCGCCCGTACATGTCCCAGACCAGCAGGGATCCGGTCATGTACGGGCTCTATgcggtgctggtgcactcgGGGTACAGCAGCCACGCAGGACACTACTACTGCTACGTGAAG gCCAGCGACGGGCAGTGGTACCAAATGAATGACAACGTGGTCCGCCCCAGTAACATCAAGGTGGTCCTTAACCAGCAGGCGTATGTGCTGTTCTACCTCAG gatccccagccccaggaagagctcagagggtcccgtttccaaagctgcctccagcctgccTGGCCGTGTCAAGCTGCCTTCTGGGTCACCGTCACCCAAGCTGGCCCTGAAAGCCAAACGCGCGGCTGCAGCTTTTCCCGGTGACACAGCCCAGAGGTCCAAGAAGCCGCGCTCCTCGCAGCCGCCACCCGCgcccagagcagctccaggaCTTTGTGGCCCCAGTCACACCAGTGGGGCCAAAGCGCAGGTTCCCCGGAAGCGCTGCTGGGAGCCCGGGCCCCTGCCCGCCTCCCCTGGGCTGCCGgagcccatccccagccaggagccgtGGGGCAGCGGGGAGAACACCGGGACACCGGCAAGGGACCCTCGCAGCAGGGCTTctgccagcctggtgctggcaaagctgaaagccttcttgtcggccagggctgctccgcagcccagcagcaccatgtcaccaccaccGGCCAAGAAGCTGGCGTTTTCCGACACATAG
- the LOC135579980 gene encoding LOW QUALITY PROTEIN: olfactory receptor 14I1-like (The sequence of the model RefSeq protein was modified relative to this genomic sequence to represent the inferred CDS: deleted 1 base in 1 codon), with translation MSNSSSITQFLLLPFTDTRELQLLHFWLFLGIYLAALLGNGLIITTIACDQHLHTPMYFFLLNLSLLDLGSISTIVPKSMANSLWDTRTISYRGCATQLFFFLSLISVEYSLLTIMAYDRYVAICKPLHYGTLLGSRACVHMAAAAWASGFLNTFLHTVNTFSLPLCKGNAVDQFFCKIPHILKLSCSHSYLREVWLLVVSSCLVFGCFVFIVVSYVQIFRAVLRIPSEQGRHKAFSTCLPHLAVVSLFVSTGIFAHLKPPSIFSPNLDRVVSVLYSVVPPAVNPLIYSMRNKEIKDSLRKLFDQGILQYQ, from the exons atgtccaacagcagctccatcacccagttcctcctcttgccattcacagacacacgggagctgcagctcttgcacttctggctcttcctgggcatctacctggctgccctcctgggcaacggcctcatcatcaccaccatagcctgtgaccagcacctccacacccccatgtacttcttcctcctcaacctctccctccttgacttgggctccatctccaccattgtccccaaatccatggccaattccctttGGGACACCAGGACTATCTCCTATCGAGGATGTGctacacagctc tttttttttctctccttgatcTCTGTTGAGTATtcccttctcaccatcatggcctatgaccgctacgttgccatctgcaaacccctgcactatgggaccctcctgggcagcagagcttgtgtgcacatggcagcagctgcctgggccagtggCTTTCTCAACACTTTTCTACACACGGTCaacacattttcactgccactctgcaagggcaatgctgtggaccagttcttctgcaaAATTCCTCatatcctcaagctctcctgctcacactcctacctcagggaagtgTGGCTTCTTGTTGTTAGCTCCTGTTTAGtctttgggtgttttgtgttcattgtggtgtcctatgtgcagatcttcagggccgtgctgaggatcccctctgagcagggacggcacaaagccttttccacgtgcctccctcacctggccgtggtctccctgtttgtcagcactggtaTTTTTGCTCACCTGAAGCCCCCTTCCATCTTCTCCCCAAACCTAGATCGGGTGGTGTccgttctgtactcggtggtgcctccagcagtgaaccccctcatttACAGTATGAGGAACAAAGAGATCAAGGATTCCCTGAGGAAATTATTTGACCAAGGAATACTGCAGTATCAATAA
- the LOC135579948 gene encoding ubiquitin carboxyl-terminal hydrolase 36-like → MAGTAKPRELLKARRDAGKAGALGQLLSTSATKVLLHKIEFQPASHGFSGQPELLRAKYLLLNPRTEPAEHPRGAEEGQPGKQGSDRTPGRLGDGVPAPQKGLFPAGRLAMQWQRVQRIGAGLLNLGNTCFLNATLQCLTYTPPLANYLLSREHSRTCQQSGFCMTCVMQNHVTQVFANSGSVIKPVSFVRDLKKIAPHIRLGRQEDAHEFLRFTIDAMQKACLPDCTELDRQTQATTLIHQIFGGSLRSRVKCSMCKAVSDTFDPCLDLPVEITQAANVEQALELFVKPDLLGGENAYLCDKCKKKVSATKRFTIHRAPRVLTLALKRFADFTGGKITKDVGYPELLNIRPYMSQTSGDPVMYGLYAVLVHSGYSSHAGHYYCYVKASDGQWYQMNDNVVRPSNIKVVLNQQAYVLFYLRIPSPGKSSEGPVSKAASSLPGSVKLPSGSPSPKLALKAKRAAAAFPGDAARRPKKPRSSQPPPAPRAAPGLCSPSHTSGAKAQVPRKRCWEPGPLPASPGLPEPIPGQEPWSSGENTGTPARDPRSRASASLVLAKLKAFLSARAAPQPSSTMSPPPAKKMALSDT, encoded by the exons ATGGCGGGCACGGCGAAGCCgagggagctgctgaaagcGCGGCGGGACGCGGGCAAGGCCGGGGCGCTGGGCCAGCTGCTGAGCACCTCGGCCACgaaggtgctgctgcacaagATCGAGTTCCAGCCCGCCAGCCACGGCTTCTCCGgccagccggagctgctgcgggCCAAGTACCTGCTGCTCAACCCCCGCACCGAGCCCGCCGAGCACCCCCGCGGCGCTGAGGAGGGACAGCCGGGCAAgcagg GCAGCGACCGGACCCCGGGGCGCCTCGGGGACGGCGTCCCTGCGCCCCAGAAGGGGCTGTTCCCTGCAGGGCGCCTCGCCATGCAGTGGCAGCGTGTCCAGCGCATCGGCGCCGGGCTGCTCAACCTGGGAAACACCTGTTTCCTCAACGCCACCCTGCAGTGCCTCACGTACACGCCACCGCTCGCCAACTACCTGCTCTCCAGGGAGCACAGCCGCACCT GTCAGCAAAGCGGCTTCTGCATGACATGCGTCATGCAGAACCACGTCACGCAGGTGTTCGCGAACAGCGGCAGCGTGATAAAGCCAGTGTCCTTTGTCCGGGACCTCAAGA agatCGCCCCGCACATCCGCTTGGGCAGGCAAGAGGACGCACACGAGTTCCTCCGTTTCACCATCGATGCCATGCAGAAGGCCTGCCTGCCCGACTGCACCGA GTTGGATCGCCAGACCCAAGCCACCACCCTGATCCACCAGATCTTTGGCGGTTCCCTGCGGTCCCGTG TGAAGTGCTCGATGTGCAAAGCAGTCTCGGACACCTTTGACCCCTGTCTGGACCTGCCGGTGGAGATCACG CAAGCCGCAAACGTAGAGCAGGCACTGGAGCTGTTTGTGAAGCCAGACCTGCTGGGCGGAGAGAACGCCTACCTGTGTGACAA atgcaagaagaaagtgtcGGCAACCAAACGCTTCACCATCCACCGAGCGCCCAGGGTTCTCACGCTTGCTTTGAAGCGTTTTGCCGACTTCACTGGAGGCAAGATCACAAAG gacgTGGGCTACCCTGAGCTCCTGAACATCCGCCCGTACATGTCCCAGACCAGCGGGGATCCGGTCATGTACGGGCTCTACgcggtgctggtgcactcgGGGTACAGCAGCCACGCAGGACACTACTACTGCTACGTGAAG GCCAGCGACGGGCAGTGGTACCAAATGAATGACAACGTGGTCCGCCCCAGTAACATCAAGGTGGTCCTTAACCAGCAGGCGTATGTGCTGTTCTACCTCAG gatccccagccccgggaagagctcagagggtcccgtttccaaagctgcctccagcctgccTGGCAGTGTCAAGCTGCCTTCTGGGTCACCGTCACCCAAGCTGGCCCTGAAAGCCAAACGCGCGGCTGCAGCGTTTCCCGGTGACGCAGCCCGGAGGCCCAAGAAGCCGCGCTCCTCGCAGCCGCCACCCGCGCCCAGAGCGGCTCCAGGACTTTGCAGCCCCAGTCACACCAGTGGGGCCAAAGCGCAGGTTCCCCGGAAGCGCTGCTGGGAACCCGGGCCCCTGCCCGCCTCCCCCGGGCTGCCGGAGCCCATCCCTGGCCAGGAGCCGTGGAGCAGCGGGGAGAACACCGGGACACCGGCAAGGGACCCTCGCAGCAGGGCTTctgccagcctggtgctggcaaagctgaaagccttcttgtcggccagggctgctccgcagcccagcagcaccatgtcaccaccaccGGCCAAGAAGATGGCACTTTCCGACACATAG